The region TGGGATTCCAGCTCAGGGCCCACCGGTGTCAATACGTACATGGAGACCTTGACTAAGGAAACAGGGACATTGCACCGAGTTTTGAGCAGACATCTCCCGGAAATgacggtgatgatgatcATGGATCCTGTTTTCAATAGCTATCGAGACCAGTGGACACGAGCGTTCGACGAGGCAGAGGCTAAGACTGAGACCGGAAAGCAGAGGTAAATCGTCTTAATCCTATTGAAAATAAGACTTTTGCTAATCCTTCATAGGCTACACCGTGATGCAGAGTATTTCCAAGCGAAATTGAGCAAGATAGACGGATTCGGCGACCTGGGCGAACGCCTCCTGGAGTTGGTCAACCGAAAGACGATAGAAGCCAGTCCGCAGCAGTCGCCCGGCGAAGGAGCCCCCGCCAATGGTTCGCCGCAACCACAAGACGAAAGCAAAGCATGAGCCGACTTCAAATATTAATCACATTGTATCTATAATTCACCCATTTGAAACTGTACAGCACATTCGAGCGACTATATATTCTGCTTGTTTCCTCTATTCTACGTGCATAGACCTCGTCATTTCTGATCTTTTTCACCTTCCTCTACATCTCTACATAGCATCGAAATCATTTGGATCATCATGACTTTCACATTCGTAACTTGTAACATAACAGTACATATCTCCAGCGCCTCACTCAGTGACGCAACCCAGGGTAGCTAGGCACCAGGCCTGCTAAGCCAAAACCCAAATGcgatgcaatgcaatgcaattTACGCCTTGTGGGCACCAAGACCCTTGTTCTCGCCCAGCGTGTTGGGCTCATGGCCGCCCTTCCCGCTGCCAGTCGGGTTCTTGTATTGCCCCTGGCCGCTGTAGGGTTCCGATGAGCCGGTGGATTCGGGGAGCGGCGCGGTGCGGTCGACGCGGTTCAAGTGGTCATACTAGAGGTTGTTAGGGAGGGCTTTTAGCaaatggggatggggattcACTAGTAACGTACATCGGGGTTTGTGCCGTGGACTTTGGTCTCGCCGGCCTCAATGGGGTTGTCGGAGACTTGGTTGTCTTTTGAGAATTCGACTCCGCGAGGCatggttgtggttgatgaAAAGTGGTTGGAGGTAGAAGTGTTATGGTAAAGCGTTGTAGACTGATTTGGAAGATAGATTAAGCTTCTGGATGGGCAGTAAGTGCCTGGAAAGAAGCAGGTATATATAGACATGCTGGAGGAGAACAGTTAGAGTTGTTGTGGGGCGTTGACCGCATGATGAAGTCACCCCCAGCAAAACCATGACTTCACCAGATGGAGTCGCTGGTTCTAGACGTGGCAGGGAAAATAACCTTGATTCTTGGTGCATTTCTCCGTAATTGATGACCGACTTGGCTCATTGGTTAATTTTGGTCGGTTTTACCTCAGCTAACAGTCATGGCGTGAGGGACAACCAGGTACAGCATCTCCACCTTACACTacgaaaaggaaaaaaagaagaatgtAGAATCAGTTTCTCAAAAATGTCAACATTAATACGTAATCAATATACACTTACTTCACCACCGGCGACGCGTTGCTGGGTTCGATCGAGATCGAGACTGCTGCGCAACTTTCCCAGCTTCTATAGTACGGGCGTGGAGAGCGTAAGCATCTTTCGAGAAAATATAAGCCACTTTTGCTTTGGCATCAGTGATTTCAACATCCAGTGAACCATGAGTCCCATCGGTCTCGGAAGAATCCTCTGAAATGGATGTGCGAGTATGAGATTCAGAGCTCGATTGGTCGAAATGGCATTGTAATCCATGATCGGGAATCGACATGTCTATTGAAACAGGTGACTCTTCTCGACTGGTAGACGACTCTTCGGATATggaaggcgatgaagcaCTATCAGAAGGCTGCTCCATAGCACTGTTGTCAGACTTTGATAGATTACGTCGCCGTCTCAGCTTTTGCAGCTTGGCTGGTACCTTTCTAAGAACTGACATCAAGCGCCGGCGTGGAGACGAGTTGCGAACGAAGAGTGTCATACCAGTTCGGGATCCGATAGGATGAGAACTCTGGTACCGAGCATATCTACGCAGTGGTAAAGGAGTATTTATGTGAGTGACATTGGGGTGGATAAAGGATCTCGAATGGGCATGAAagggatgatgatgactgGAGTCGATTGTTCCGACTGCTTCAGGATTGCATTCAAAGGGCTCTCTTAATGAGCCGGTTAGATGCTCTTTGTGTTGAAGAACAATAGGAATAAAGACGATTGTATGGATAGACAGCTTTGGTTGTTTGCGCACAACGGTTATTGACCGTTTCGTATTTCAACAATCCATCGATAGTCTCCAAAGAAGAATAATGGGAATTCTGGAGACACATTACCTTGGTAGTACTGTAGAAGGAGCCTTATACATTTAGAACTAACCTATATGCCCTATTTTAACCATACTGAACTGTGAAACTGGAACTCAAGGGCATGAAAGTATACCTACACCAGCAACCTACCGCCATTACTGCTAATCACCGACCCAGATAGATTCCAATCCCGCATACAATAGAGATACGCCTCAGCAACATCTTCCACCCTCCCCACAGCCCCCGTTGTAGTCGCCctcgccaactcctccacaACCCCATCCCTCACCTCCGAGCCAGCCCCAAGCACATCCCACATCTCCGTATCCACACCACCAGGCGATACAAGATTAACCCGCGCCGGCCTCAAATCATACGCCAATCCCCTCATCATCCCCTGCAGCCCACTCAGATACGCACTGGTAACCGTCCACCCAGGAATCGGCTTCTCGCCGGAAACCCCAGCCGTCAGTGTAATCGAGCTCTTGGGCCCAGGCGCAAGATGAGTATACCCGATCTGTGCAACAAGAAGCGGTGCAAAGAACCGGACCATTCCTGCCTGCTTCATCATCTTGAAGTCGGTCTGCAGGAATGGTGTTAGCAGCGGTGCGTCGCCTGCTGTGAAGACGATGTGGTCTAGTGTGCCGAGTTTAGTGAATAGGGCTTTGATATTCGCGGGGAGGGTCTCTTCGTCGGCGAAATTACATGTGTGGCCTGT is a window of Aspergillus puulaauensis MK2 DNA, chromosome 4, nearly complete sequence DNA encoding:
- a CDS encoding SDR family NAD(P)-dependent oxidoreductase (COG:Q;~EggNog:ENOG410PNWA;~InterPro:IPR036291,IPR002347;~PFAM:PF08659,PF00106,PF13561;~go_process: GO:0055114 - oxidation-reduction process [Evidence IEA]), encoding MPDQHKYTNKLSGSRILIIGGTSGLGFGTAEAALEHGASELILSSSSPTRIEGAITKLKRLYPSSSASITGHTCNFADEETLPANIKALFTKLGTLDHIVFTAGDAPLLTPFLQTDFKMMKQAGMVRFFAPLLVAQIGYTHLAPGPKSSITLTAGVSGEKPIPGWTVTSAYLSGLQGMMRGLAYDLRPARVNLVSPGGVDTEMWDVLGAGSEVRDGVVEELARATTTGAVGRVEDVAEAYLYCMRDWNLSGSVISSNGGRLLV
- a CDS encoding uncharacterized protein (COG:S;~EggNog:ENOG410Q2B6), producing MPRGVEFSKDNQVSDNPIEAGETKVHGTNPDYDHLNRVDRTAPLPESTGSSEPYSGQGQYKNPTGSGKGGHEPNTLGENKGLGAHKA